One window of the Deltaproteobacteria bacterium genome contains the following:
- a CDS encoding (Fe-S)-binding protein gives MKCQYMDFDLETAREERFRIIRGEDSRVLEECVTCYACEEYCPYNNHPFYMIVDRQEEKEVWPVPHPLTNQQLIVMAPRGRIVPQKVQSPVINMCSFPMLVGSIRGKLFEGASTIVGTDIFCNIMWLHFAKNSVIRERVPQMIDNIWNFYLKDSGVDEVICYHDECYGTYTHLAPAFGINVPFKSVHLFEYLTQRLDELKNEIRPINEKVAYQRPCSNRLIPETQHWVDDIFERIGVDRVDREYDRENALCCAGTIQAMQRDELADDVQRRNLDDMEATGAKYCVFNCPACFTTLSYQVTERGMTPILMSDLCHLALGE, from the coding sequence ATGAAATGCCAGTATATGGATTTTGATCTGGAGACCGCCCGGGAGGAGAGGTTTCGTATCATTCGAGGCGAGGACTCCAGGGTACTCGAGGAGTGCGTCACCTGTTATGCCTGCGAGGAGTACTGCCCATACAACAACCATCCTTTTTACATGATCGTGGACCGTCAGGAGGAGAAGGAGGTCTGGCCGGTTCCACACCCTCTCACCAACCAGCAGCTTATCGTCATGGCGCCCCGGGGAAGGATTGTGCCTCAGAAGGTGCAGTCCCCGGTAATAAACATGTGTTCCTTCCCTATGCTGGTAGGCTCCATACGAGGCAAGCTCTTCGAGGGGGCCTCAACCATCGTGGGAACCGATATCTTCTGCAATATCATGTGGCTCCATTTCGCCAAAAACTCGGTTATTCGTGAACGCGTCCCGCAGATGATTGACAACATCTGGAACTTTTATCTCAAGGACAGCGGCGTGGATGAAGTTATCTGCTATCACGATGAATGTTATGGAACCTACACCCACCTGGCCCCGGCCTTCGGTATTAATGTTCCTTTCAAGTCCGTTCACCTTTTCGAGTACCTGACCCAAAGGCTGGATGAACTCAAGAATGAAATACGCCCCATTAATGAAAAGGTGGCCTACCAGCGCCCCTGCTCGAATCGCCTCATTCCTGAAACCCAGCACTGGGTGGATGATATCTTTGAACGGATCGGGGTTGATCGGGTGGATCGGGAGTATGACCGGGAGAACGCCTTGTGCTGCGCTGGCACCATCCAGGCCATGCAGCGGGATGAGCTGGCCGACGACGTCCAGAGAAGAAACCTCGACGACATGGAGGCTACCGGGGCCAAATACTGCGTCTTCAACTGTCCGGCCTGCTTTACCACCTTAAGTTACCAGGTGACGGAGCGAGGCATGACCCCGATCCTCATGAGCGATTTATGCCACCTCGCCCTGGGCGAATAA